Genomic window (Gadus morhua chromosome 3, gadMor3.0, whole genome shotgun sequence):
AGAGGGGCTGTTGTAGGAACTGGAACTGGAACCAGACTGAGTGAAGGGTGGCCGATGCTTTCGTGTGACAAGACGAGGACTGGTGAGCCGTTTACGAGTTGCGTATCTAGTTGACCACTTTGTAGGAAGCCGGTCGCAGCGGCTATCATTTCCCAGTTCAGGTTTACTGCCTTCTAGTACTGGTGGTATCCAAACTGCCTCAGTCTTTATTGTCCTCAAAGTAAAAGCATTGTTGACCAAACCGACACTCTCCTCAGGTCTTGGCTTTTCTGGATTTAATCTACGCTTTTTAGTAGAAGAGCTCAATTTGTTTGTTACTGATCTAAGGCCTTCGAGACCACAGGGAGTTGGTTTATTAGTGTTGCATTTTGGACTCCCAGCATCTGGCTTTTGGGCGAGCTCTCCTGCCTTATCAGAGTGGTATTCATCCGTCTCCAAATGTTCAACTATGAGAACGTCCTCTGTGGGTATACTGGTCGTCTCCGCACCGTGGGAAGGTCCTGCTCCTTTAAGTCGTTTTACAAAACCTTTTTGTAACCGGCGCTTGGTATTATGTGTCGCCGTCTCTGCAACTACACAATCCACACTATCGTTGAGGGATCCCTGAAAGTAGAAATGAATGACCGGTTTTTTATACTGGTGATGTCATATTCATctgtaaaaaatgtataatactTTGATCAACTAAGCAGAAATGTATTGAAAAATGACATCCGCCCAAATATAGCAATACCTTTTGCTGACAGGGAACCACCGGGGCCATGGACAGCTGCACAAAAAAATGGGTTTTAGTGATCTCTGGGAGGGGATGAACCGGGTCATTGTTGAGGGGGATAGGGGCAGCCTTTGTTTTCTCCTTTGCAACCTGCTTCAATGCTTTCACAGTGTGTCTCTTTGTAGAAGCCTTGTTTGAGCTGGAGCTAGAGGGACTAGACACAGGTGATGTCTTAGAATCCGAACACGATTCTCTGATAGTGGATGACGCTGTCTGGGTTGATGCAACTGTTGAGGGCTGAACCTTGGGGAGGGTTGTTGGAAAAGACTTTGGCCCACAGTTCACAAAACATGGTCTTTCAGATGCAAAGGAAATGTTTTCTGTGTTTGAACAAGCTGCATTTTCCTCAATATCTGTAAGGTTGGATGACTTCCCTTGCTTTATTGTTGGAGTGGAAGCAAACTTAGTTTCAGGTACGTCCTTTGTGTTTGAAACACCTAACCTATCACAGGATGCTTCTACTTTGGATATCGATGTAAAAGAGTTTTGCAGACGTGACTGAGCTCTTGGACATGTTGTTCCCGATGCATTGTTTGATTTTGAAATAATGACCACAGACTTTGACCAAGTTTTGGAAGGGACCACTGCAAATGGAGTACTGGCAGACACATCTGAATTTCCGGTACCGGAAGGAAGTTGAGGAACAGAGTGTATTTTGGTGGATTGATCTAAAGTAGGCAGGCTGTTGGACATGTGGCAAACTAAAGCAGAGGGATAAGAAGCACAGTCTTTGGCTTTTGTTTGAAGAGACACAGAGGATATAAAAAGGCTTGGTGTCAAAGGAATATTTGAGGATGTAAAACCAGCCATATTCTGTGTTTGGGCTGGCACCGCCATCTTTGGCTGAGAGGAGGATTTTTCGAATGCGTCTAATGTGGGGGTCTGAGGATTTATGGCTTCAACCTGTAGCAGTGCCTCCTGTCGTTTTGGGTTGTGACTCGGTTTCCTTGTTCCCGTGGATTTGGATTTTGGTACCTCCGACAGAGGGGGTCCCAAACCCTCAGCTGCTGAGGGAACAACgttttcctccatctcct
Coding sequences:
- the LOC115540512 gene encoding uncharacterized protein LOC115540512 isoform X2, which encodes MEQKKADQRRGGYQIQQFPLNIHGEEPLIKDEILEPGLVHTSVPNDVPDSVTPLEKGQEDDHNKLTARNMLCHFERVEESELDSPPEEGPSQKISQEVFRVDESMANKNNVTVQTSSNREVKSEHLIQLSDELSASMKGESCDSGIGLKEIGVDVQTESSAQTNERRGPLIIRGKGKVPYPHVNLAIRNSLSIISTATSSRSRPPQKASLSELQIQPEAETGPVLRLPGRRPRSFVKQLPLQGTMSPPLTSDSCTAKKASESPSKPVESDQHGRVPCLAASFPLGYFSEDAELSGLHQAYKEMEENVVPSAAEGLGPPLSEVPKSKSTGTRKPSHNPKRQEALLQVEAINPQTPTLDAFEKSSSQPKMAVPAQTQNMAGFTSSNIPLTPSLFISSVSLQTKAKDCASYPSALVCHMSNSLPTLDQSTKIHSVPQLPSGTGNSDVSASTPFAVVPSKTWSKSVVIISKSNNASGTTCPRAQSRLQNSFTSISKVEASCDRLGVSNTKDVPETKFASTPTIKQGKSSNLTDIEENAACSNTENISFASERPCFVNCGPKSFPTTLPKVQPSTVASTQTASSTIRESCSDSKTSPVSSPSSSSSNKASTKRHTVKALKQVAKEKTKAAPIPLNNDPVHPLPEITKTHFFVQLSMAPVVPCQQKGSLNDSVDCVVAETATHNTKRRLQKGFVKRLKGAGPSHGAETTSIPTEDVLIVEHLETDEYHSDKAGELAQKPDAGSPKCNTNKPTPCGLEGLRSVTNKLSSSTKKRRLNPEKPRPEESVGLVNNAFTLRTIKTEAVWIPPVLEGSKPELGNDSRCDRLPTKWSTRYATRKRLTSPRLVTRKHRPPFTQSGSSSSSYNSPSAPRTGRYSHRGSTHPTPAETSPLPSTSQPFSFNRESLLRNQCEQCGRVLSSKAALQKHVGLHSGKKLFSCSLCSQIFPDPQALTRHGRVHRNGKIYICPQCNEGFAYRFGLTQHLQMVHSRIKPFVCHICQKSYFWRKDFESHFRVHSGTARQFPCNLCDKRFNRRVELEVHLRSHSREKRHWCPYCGKEFLDYSNLKRHKYTHTGERPYACAHCTKSFVQSGHLKKHLRNVHKVDVYADLQ